The Candidatus Methylomirabilota bacterium genomic interval TCCAGCAGGGGTGGCTTGAATTCGACCGGGCCATCGCGACCCCAAACGTCATGGGCTTGGTGGGACGACTCGGCAAGGTGCTTGGTCCCAGGGGGTTGATGCCCAATCCGAAGACCGGTACCGTGACCTTCGACGTCGGCAGGGCGGTCAGAGAGTTCAAGGGCGGCAAGATCGAGTATCGTACGGAGAAGGCGGGGATCGTGCATGCGCCGTTCGGTAAGGCCTCCTTTTCAGCGAACCAGTTGCATGAAAATGCCATGGCGCTGCTGGATGCGTTGATCCGAGCCAAACCGGCCTCCAGCAAGGGTCGATACCTCAATGGGGTCGCGATATCGTCGACAATGGGGCCGGGTGTACGGGTGAACCTCGACACCTTGGCGGGATTGGCAAGGGGCTAGGTCGCATCTTAGCGTCCACGGAGGGGACAGTGAAGCGGGTAGAAAAAGCAGCGGTAGTGGATGAGCTCAAGACCGCGCTGACGGGGGCGACGGTTGCGATGTTGGCAGACCCACAGGGCCTCACGATGAGTGAGTTGACCGAACTGAGGAAGCTGCTCCGACAGCAGGGGGCGAGCCTTCGGGTTGTGAAGAATACCTTTGCCAGATTGGCCACGGCGGGAACCAAGTTGCAGGATCTGAAGCCGTATCTTGTCGGTCCGACGGCAATCATCCACGGCAAGGGCGATCCTGCCGCGCCGGCCAAGCTCCTTGTCGCATTTACGAAGACGAAACCGACCTTCCAGATCAAGGCCGGTTTTGCGGAGGGCACGGTTCTGGCCAAGGAGGATGCCCTGGCGCTGGCCGATCTTCCTTCGCGCGAGGTGCTGGCCGCCAAGCTTGCCGGTCTTGTGCAATCGCCGCTGCGCGGCCTTGTGGCTGTACTGTATGGACCCCTTCGTTCCCTCCTGTTGGTCCTGGAGGCGGTCAAGCAGCAGAAGGGGTAGAGGGGCCGGCCTTGGCGTCAAACGGCTAAGGCATCATCGGTATATCTGTGACGTTGCAGTCAAGGAGAGGAGTGACGATGGCAAGGGTGACAGTTGATGACGTGTTGGACTCGATCGAAACGTGGACTGTTTTGGATCTCAACAAACTGGTGAAGGGAATTGAGGATAAGTTCGGCGTCTCCGCAACGGCCATGATGCCGGTCGCGGCGGTCGGCCACGCGGGCGCGGCGGCAGCGACGGCGCCTGCGGCTGAAGAGAAGACGGAGTTTGCGGTCATTCTCACCTCTGCGGGGGAAAAGAAGATCCAGGTGATCAAGGAGGTGCGGGCCATCACCGGGCTGGGTCTGAAAGAGGCGAAGGATCTGGTTGAGGGCGCGCCAAAACCGGTAAAGGAGGGGGTGTCGAAGGCTGAGGCCGAGGAGATCAAGGCGAAGCTCGAGGCGTCCGGTGCGACGGCAGAACTGAAGTAGTACACGCAATACCGGCAGGACAGGCAGAAAAGGAGTTAACGACGTATGGCCCTCGCGAAGAAGAGTGTGGCTGCTGAGCGCTGGAATTTCAGCAAGATCAAAGAGGTGATCTCGATTCCCAATCTGATCGAGATCCAGCGACGGTCTTTCGATCAGTTCCTGCAAATGAGGGTTCCGCCTCATGCGCGCGAGCAGATCGGTCTCCAGGGAGCCTTCGCCAGCATCTTCCCGATCTTCAATTACGACAACTCGGCGTCGCTCGAATTTGTGAAGTATGAGTTCGGGGTGCCCAAGTACGGCGCTGAGGAGTCGCTGCAGAAGGGGATGACCTACTCTGTTCCGCTGAAGGTGACCCTCCGCCTGATGGTCTGGGATAAGCCGACCGGCGCCGAGGCGGGCAGCATCAGGGATATTAAGGAGCAGGAGGTCTATCTGGGTGAGATGCCCCTGATGACGCCGCAGGGCACCTTCATCATCAATGGGACGGAGCGGGTCATCGTCAGTCAGCTTCACCGCTCCCCCGGGGTCTTTTTTGACCATGACAGCGGGAAGACCCATCCGAGCGGCAAGATTCTCTATTCGGCCCGGCTGATCCCGTATCGCGGCTCCTGGCTGGAATTTGAGTTTGATGCGAATGATGTCCTGCATGTACGGGTCGACAGAAGACGGCGGTTCCTGGTATCGATCCTCCTGCGGGCCATCGGCTACGGCAGCAATGAAGAGATCCTGAACCTTTTCTATGAGCGGGATGTGATACGCATCGAGAAGGGGAAGGAGGTCATGCTGCATGTGGGGTCGCCCGGCGCCACCAGCTTCCGTGTGAGCAAGGATATCCCCGATCCTCATACCAAACAAGTGATACTTGGCGCCACCAAGCGGATCACAAAGGCGGCCCAGAAGCGACTTCAGGCGCTGAAGATTTCAGAGGTCCCTCTGTATCGGGAGGATCTGATCGGCCGGTTTGCCGCCGCTGATGTTGTGGATACCAAGAGCGGTGAGGTCATCCTTGAATGTGCGCAGGAGATGACGGAAGAAGCGCTGGAGCGGGTCTTCAAGGCCGGCGTGGCCAGCTTCGCTGTGTTGGCCGGAGGGGATGGCCGGGATGTCCACGAGATCCGGGAGAGCATCGTCCGCGACTCGACCCGCTCTGAAAAGGATGCCCTGACCGAGATGTATCGGAGAATGCGGCCGGGTGATCCGCCCAACGAGGAGGCCACCAAGGCGTTCCTCGAATCGATCTTCTTCAACCCGAAACGCTACGATCTGTCCAAGGTCGGTCGTCTGAAGATCAATCGGAAGCTTGGCCTTGACGTTCCGTTGGACGTTCATGCCCTGATGTGCCATCGATATCGGCCATCCGGTCTCGGGGGACGGGCGGGTCAGGTAGACGATATCGTCGAGACGATACGGTATCTCCTCAGACTGAAACACGGGGAGAGCGGGACCTCTGTGGATGACATCGACCACCTGGGTAATCGCAGGGTACGGTCGGCCGGTGAGCTGCTGGAAGAACAGTTCCGCATCGGATTGGCCCGCATGGAGCGCGCGGTCCGAGAGCGAATGAGTACGCAGGAACTCGAGACCCTGATGCCGCACGACTTGGTCAACGCTAAACCGGTGACAGCGGCGTTGAAGGAGTTTTTCGGCAGCTCCCAGCTTTCCCAGTTCATGGATCAGACTAACCCGTTGGCTGAACTGACCCACAAGCGGCGGTTGTCGGCTTTGGGTCCTGGCGGCTTGTCGCGGGAGCGGGCAGGGTTTGAGGTCCGGGACGTCCATCCGACCCATTACGGTCGGATGTGTCCTATCGAAACGCCGGAGGGTCCCAATGTCGGGCTGATTGCCAGCCTCTCGACCTACGCCCGCGTCAACGATTTCGGTTTTATCGAGACACCGTACCGCAAGGTCAGGGATCAGGGTGTGACCGATGAGATCGAGTACCTGACCGCCGACGAAGAGGAGAGGTACACCATCGCACAGGCGAACGCGGAACTCGACGGACGGGGGCGGTTTACATCGGAACGGGTCTCGGCGCGCACCGGCGGCAACTTTGTGACCGTCTCCCCGGCAAGTGTCGAGTATATGGACGTTGCCCCGAAGCAACTGGTCGGGGTCTCGACATCCCTGGTGCCCTTCCTCGAACACGACGACGCCAACCGTGCCCTGATGGGGGCCAATATGCAACGCCAGGCGGTTCCCCTTCTTCGTCCTGAGGCGCCCGTCGTCGGCACCGGCATGGAACATCCGGCGGCAAGGGATTCGGGAGCCGCGGTGGTGGCCAGGCGTGGAGGGATCGTCGAATCGGTCACGGCCGACCGGATCATCGTACGCTCCTCGGACGGCAGAGGCGAGGACGGCGGGGACGATACCGGGGTTGACATCTACAGCCTGGTGAAGTTTCGCCGCAGCAATCAGAATACCTGCCTGACCCAGAAGCCGATTGTGAGCAAGGGGCAGCGGATCAGTAAGGGCCAGGTCATTGCCGATGGACCGGCGACGCAGAATGGGGAGTTGGCGCTCGGGCAGAACGTGCTGGTCGCCTTCATGCCGTGGGGCGGCTACAATTTTGAAGACGCGATCCTGATCAGCGAGCGACTGGTGAAGGACGATCGCTATACCTCGATTCATATCGAGGAGTTTGAGATTGAGGCGCGCGAGACCAAGCTGGGGAAGGAGGAGATCACGCGCGATACGCCGAATGTGGGCGAGGACGCGCTGAAGGACCTCGACGAGAGCGGGATCGTGCGGATCGGGGCCGAGGTGAAGCCGGGCGATATTCTGGTGGGCAAGGTGACCCCCAAAGGTGAAACCGTCCTCACCCCTGAGGAGCGACTGTTGCGCGCCATCTTCGGCGAGAAGGCCGAGGATGTGCGGGATGCCTCGCTCTATGTGCCGCCCGGTATCTGCGGGACGGTCGTCGATGTCAAGGTCTTCTCGAGGAAGGGTGTGGAGAAGGACGACCGGGCCAAGTCGATCGAGGACGAAGAGGTCAGCCGCCTTCGTAAGGACTTCGAAGATGAGATCGGCATCATCGCCGCGGATCGAGACCGGAAGCTGCGCGCCCTCCTCGAAGGGATCGACGTCACCAAGGAGATTCGGAGCAGGGTGACGCGGAAGACGATGGTTCCAAAGGGGACGTTGACCGCTGAGATTCTGGATCCGCTGCCCCATGAGAACCTGATCGATCTGGCGGGACGATTGGACGAAGAGCTGGGTCGGAAGGCGGGCCGGATCAGCGATGCGGCGGACAACCAGGTCCATGTCCTGCAGACGCTCCTGGAGGAGCGGATCAGTCGGGCGACCCGCGGGGATGAACTGGCCCCCGGTGTCTTCAAGATGGTCAAGGTCTATGTCGCGATGAAGCGCAAGCTCTCCGTCGGCGATAAGATGGCCGGTCGACACGGCAATAAGGGTGTCATCGCGAAGGTCCTGCCTGAAGAGGATATGCCCTACCTGCCTGATGGGACGCCCGTCGAGGTGGTTCTGAATCCGTTGGGCGTACCATCCCGAATGAACGTCGGCCAGATTCTGGAGACCCACCTGGGCTGGGCGGCCGGGGTACTCGGGCTGCGTGTGGCCTCGCCCGTCTTTGACGGGGCCAAAGAGCAGGAGATCAAGACGTGGCTCAAACGCGCCGGGCTCCCCGCCACGGGGAAGACCGTGCTCTACGATGGACGTACCGGCAAGCCGTTTCATCAGGAGGTGACGGTCGGCTATATCTACCTGATGAAACTTGCCCATCTCGTGGATGACAAGATTCACGCCCGGTCTATCGGACCCTACTCGCTGATTACCCAACAGCCGCTGGGCGGCAAGGCCCAGTTCGGCGGACAGCGATTCGGCGAGATGGAGGTGTGGGCGTTGGAAGCGTACGGGGCTGCGCACACCCTGCAGGAGATCCTGACCGTGAAGTCGGACGATGTCGTGGGGCGAACCAAGATGTACGAATCGATCGTCAGAGGCGATTGTACCCTGGATCCGGGACTTCCGGAATCATTCAATGTTCTGGTCAAGGAACTGCAGAGCTTGGGCCTCGATGTTGAACTGAAAAAGGAGTAGCCGTGAAGAACAGTGATCAGCCTTCTCGCCTCATCAAAACGCTGAGCGCTGAAAGCTGATGGCTGCTCTCATGTGGAGGTAGTCGTTGGATAAGTTTTTTGGGTTCTACGACGAAAAGACCATCGATCCCACCAGTTTCAAGGCGATTCGGATCGGACTGGCATCGCCGGAGAAGATCCGGTCGTGGTCCTTCGGAGAGGTAAAGAAGCCGGAGACCATCAACTATCGGACCTTCAAACCGGAACGGGATGGGCTCTTCTGTTCCAAGATCTTCGGGCCCACGAAGGATTGGGAATGCAACTGCGGGAAGTATAAGGGGATCAAGCACAAGGGGGTCGTCTGCGATAAGTGCGGTGTCGAGGTGATCAGGAGTAAGGCGCGGCGACAACGGCTGGGCCACATCGAACTGGTCTCCCCCGTCGTTCACGTCTGGTTCTATAAGGGCGTACCCAGTCGGATCGGCTATCTCCTGGACATCTCGCTGCGCGAGCTGGAGAAGGTCCTCTACTTTGAGGCGTATATCGTCGTGAACCCCGGCAAGACCCCCTTTGCCCTCAAGCAGCTCTTGACCGAGGAGCAGTACCGCCAGGCCTGTGAAGAGTTCGGCGACGGCTTCAAGGCGGGGATCGGTGCGGGGGCCATACGGGACCTGCTCAAGCGATTGAATCTTCGCGAGTTGGCGGATAGTTTGCACGCACAGATGCTCCAGGAGACCTCGCAACAGAATCGCAAGAAGATCACCAAGCGGTTGCGAATCGTCGAGGCCTTCATCGATTCCAGTAATAAGCCCGAATGGATGATCCTGGATGCGATTCCTGTCCTGCCCCCGGAGTTGCGGCCGCTGGTGCCGCTGGATGGGGGACGTTTCGCGACGTCCGACCTGAACGATCTCTACCGGCGGGTCATCAATCGCAATAACCGCCTCCGGCGGCTGATCGAACTTCGGGCGCCCGACATCATCATCCGCAATGAAAAGCGGATGCTGCAGGAGGCGGTGGACGCGCTGTTCGACAATGGCCGTCGCGGCCGTGCGCTCAAGGGCCAGAACAATCGGCCGCTGAAGTCGCTGTCGGAGATGCTGAAGGGAAAACAGGGACGCTTCCGTCAGAACCTGCTCGGCAAACGGGTGGACTACTCCGGACGATCGGTGATTGTGGTGGGGCCCGAATTGAAGCTGCACCAGTGCGGCCTGCCGAAGAAGATGGCGCTCGAACTGTTCAAACCGTTCATTTTCAGAAAGCTCCTCAAGGACGGCGTGGTGACCACCATCAAGAGCGCCAAGAAGCTGGTCGAAAAGAGCAAGCCCGAAGTCTGGGACGCCCTGGAGGAGGTGATCCGCGAGCACCCGGTCCTCCTGAACCGCGCTCCGACGCTGCATCGGCTGGGTGTACAGGCCTTTGAACCCGTGCTGGTCGAAGGGGAAGCGATCAAGATCCATCCCTTAGTCTGTGCGGCCTTCAATGCCGACTTCGACGGCGACCAGATGGCCGTCCATGTGCCGCTGTCGCCAGAGGCCCAGATCGAGGCCACGGTCCTGATGATGGCGCCCCACAATATCCTGTCGCCGGCCAATGGGTTGCCCATTGCGTCCCCAAGCCAGGACATCGTGCTGGGCTGTTACTACCTGACCAGGAGCCGGGCGGGCGAGAAGGGCGAGGGGCGGATCTTTGCCGATCTGGACGAGGTGAAGGCGGCCTATGACGCCGATGAGGTCAGTCTCATGGCATCGGCCAAGGTCCGCATCGACGGCGAATTGGTGGAGACGACCCCGGGGCGTTGTATCTTCAATGAACATCTGCCGGCCACCCTGCGATTCATCAACCAGGAGATGAACAGACGGGAATTGACCCGTCTTGTTGCGCAGTGCTACTACCTCCTCGGAAACGCGGAGACGGTGAGACTCCTGGATAACCTGAAGGATCTCGGATTCCGATATGCGACGCTTGCCGGCATCTCGATCGGCATCGACGATATGCTGATCCCATCCACCAAGAGCAAGCTGATCGACGATGCCAATAAAGAGATCGTCAAGATCGAGCGGGAGTATCAGGACGGTCTGATCACGAAGGGTGAGCGGTACAACAAGATTATCGACATCTGGACCCACGTCACCGAACAGGTCTCGGATGAGATGTTCCGGGAGATTGAGGCGGAGGAAAAGGGCGAATTCAATCCGGTCTTTATGATGGCCGACTCCGGTGCAAGGGGCAGCCGACAGCAGATCCGACAGCTTGCGGGTATGCGCGGCCTGATGGCCAAACCCTCCGGCGAGATCATTGAGACCCCCATCACCGCCAACTTCAGAGAGGGGCTGACCGTTCTGCAGTATTTCATCTCAACCCATGGTGCGCGCAAAGGTCTGGCGGATACGGCCTTGAAGACGGCCGACTCAGGCTATCTGACGCGCCGGCTGGTAGACGTCGCGCAGGACGTCATCGTCACCGAGGTGGATTGCGGGACGCCCAACGGCATATGGGTGACGCCTTTGATTGAGGGGGGCGAGATCATTCAACCGCTGCGTGACCGGATCCTCGGTCGGGTCGCCCTCGACGATGTGCTGGATCCCTTCACGGGAGAGTTGCTGGTGGAGGCCAACCTGGAGATCGTCGAGGTGTTGGCGAGTAAGATCGAAAATGCCGGCATTGACAGGGTCAAGATCCGCTCGGTCCTGACCTGCGAGGCGCGCCGCGGCATCTGCATCAAGTGCTATGGCCGCAATCTTGCGACCGGCAGACTGGTGGAGTTGGGAGAGGCCTGCGGCGTCCTGGCAGCGCAATCCATCGGTGAACCCGGGACCCAGTTGACGATGCGGACGTTTCACATCGGCGGCACCGCGAGTCGCGCCGTCGAGCAGACTACCCTCGAATGCAAAGGGGCGGGGGCCGTCAAGTTTGCGAACCTCCGGACGGTGAAGACCGCCAAGGGCGATCACGTGGTGATGAACCGTAACGGCGCGATCAGTATCATGGACGAGAAGGGGCGCAAGAAAGAGAGCTATCCGGCGGTCTATGGCGCCCACCTGAAGGTGGAGGATGGCGCGACGGTCAAGGCGGGGCAGGTGCTGATGGAGTGGGACCCCTTTACCAGTGCGATCCTGGCCGAACATGGCGGGAGGGTCCATTTCCGGGATGTCGTCGACGGGGTCACCATCCGGGAGGAGGTGGATGAGGTCACCGGTCTGTCCCAGCGTGTTGTCGTCGAACACGGGCGAGAGGATCTGCAGCCTCGCATTTCGATCAAGGACGAACAGGGCGCAACGGTCTTCCGTTGTCTGCTCCCGGTCAGCGCCCACCTCATGGTGGCGGAAGGACAGTTGGTATCGGCCGGGGACAGCCTGTCGAAGATCCCGCGGGAGACGATGAAGACCAAGGATATTACCGGCGGCCTGCCCCGGGTGGCTGAGCTATTCGAGGCGCGCCGGCCGAAGGATGCCGCCGTCATCTCCGAGATCGACGGGCGAGTGGAATTGGGTGGGATCGTCAAAGGGATGCGGAAGCTCTCCGTCCGGGATGAGCACGGCGACCTTCGAGAATACCTGGTTCCCAGGCGCAGACACGTCAATGTATTGGATGGAGACGAGATCAAGGCCGGCGAACCCTTCATGGATGGTCCGATCAATCCCCACGACATTCTGGACGTATTGGGCGAACAGGAGCTCCAGAAGTATCTGGTGAATGAGATCCAGGAGGTCTACAGGCTTCAGGGGGTTCAGATCAACGACAAGCACATTGAGGTGATCGTTCGACAAATGCTCAAGCGTGTACGCGTGGAGACCGTCGGCGATGCGAACTTCCTGGTGGGCGAGCATGTCGATAAGGCCGTCTTCCTCGAGGAGAACCAGCGGGTGATGGCGTCGGGCGGGACCCCGGCTACCGCCAAGCCGCTTCTCCTGGGGATTACGAAGGCGTCCCTGTCTACCGACAGTTTCATCTCCGCCGCCTCGTTTCAGGAGACCACGAAGGTGTTAACGGAGGCCGCCATCAATGGGGCGAGAGATGAATTGCGCGGCCTGAAAGAAAACGTCATTATGGGGCGGCTGATTCCGGCCGGTACGGGGATGAGATGGTATCGAGAGACGACCATCTCAACGCCAGAGGTGGCGTCATCCAAGGAGCTGCTCATCACCGGAACAACCGCGGCCGTTGACGAGGCGTCGGACGAGTTGGATGCATCACTCGATAATTAATCTACGAAATTGAGCATGAAAAGACTTGACACGGGAAGCCAATTCTATATAATACCTTGGTTTGCCTAATATAGGGAGGAGTCAGTGCCTACCATTCACCAATTAGTTCGCAAGGGCCGTGCCGCCGCCGCGAAGAAAGCGAAGGCGCCGGCATTGCAGCGATGCCCGCAGCGGCGCGGTGTCTGTATCCGCGTCTATACGACGACTCCGAAGAAGCCGAACTCCGCCCTTCGTAAGGTGACCAGGGTGCGACTCAGCAACGGGATTGAGGTCACGACCTATATTCCGGGGATCGGTCACAACCTGCAGGAGCATTCGATCGTGCTGATCAGGGGGGGGCGCGTCAAAGATCTGCCGGGTGTCCGCTATCACGTGATTCGCGGCGCGCTCGATACGGCAGGCGTTCAGGATCGCAAACAGGCTCGATCCCTTTACGGAGCCAAGAGACCAAAGACCGGCTAACCACCTTCGGCGCTGAAGAGACAATCGGTTCTTCACGGACCTTGCCTGAAGCGCCGATTTTAATTTTCTGGCCACGTGTAGGGCCGACTCTTTCGGGGAATGCTTCATGCCAAGACGAAAAGTAACCGAGAAACGAGAGATCGTCGTTGATCCCGTCTACAGCAACCGAATGGTTGCGAAGTTTATCAATACCATGATGGTGAAGGGCAAGAAAAGCGTGGCGGAGACGATCCTCTACGACTCGATGAAGATTATCGAAGATCGAGCCAAGACCGATCCGTTGCGGATGTTCAAGCAGGCGGTGGACAATGTGAAGCCGATCCTCGAGGTGAAGTCGCGTCGGGTCGGCGGTGCGACCTATCAGGTGCCTGTAGAGGTCCGCGCCGATCGTCGAACGTCCCTCGCGTTTCGGTGGATCATCGGCTTCTCGAGAAAGCGCACCGAGAAGACCATGGCCGAGCGTCTGGCAGCCGAGTTGATGGAGGCGGCGGCCAACCGGGGAAATTCGGTCAAGAAAAAGGAAGACACGCACAAGATGGCTGAGGCGAACAAGGCGTTTGCCCATTATCGCTGGTAACGGATAGTTGATAGTTTTGAGTTTTGAGTTTCGAGTAAAGAGCCCCAGACGAATAACTCAAAACTGAAAACTCGAAACTCGGAACATAGACATGGCTGAGATATATTCTATAGAGACGGTACGGAATATCGGGATCATGGCGCATATCGACGCCGGGAAGACCACCACAACCGAGCGAATCTTGTACTACACCGGTAAGACCTATAAGATCGGTGAGGTCCATGAGGGTTCTACGGAGATGGATTGGATGGAGCAGGAGCGCGAGCGGGGGATTACGATCACCTCTGCTACTACGACCTGCTTCTGGCGGAACCACCGGATCAATATTATCGATACGCCGGGACATGTGGATTTTACCGTTGAGGTGGAGCGATCGCTTCGGGTGTTGGATGGGGCCGTGGCGGTCTTTGATGCGGTCGCTGGGGTGGAACCCCAGTCCGAGACGGTATGGCGTCAGGCGAATAAGTACGGTGTTCCCAGGATTGCCTTTATCAATAAGATGGATCGCATAGGAGCCAACTTTGATCAGTGTGTTCGGATGATCTCCGAACGCCTTGGGGCGGTCCCGTTGGTGGTGCAACTTCCTATTGGTAAAGAGGATCGGTTTGAGGGGATCGTCGACCTGATCCGGATGAAAGCCGTGATCTGGAACGAGGAGACGCTGGGGGCGAGTTTTCGAGAAGACGAGATTCCCCGGGAGATGGCTCAGCAGGCTCAGCAGGCGCGAGAGCGGTTGCTGGAAACCATTGCCGAAGTAGATGACGGCTTCCTTGTGCGCTATGTCGAGGGTCTGGTGGTTGGACCGGACGAGATCAAGGCCGCCATTCGTAGTGCGGTGCTGAAGCTTCAGGTGGTCCCGGTGCTGGCCGGCGCATCGTTTAAGAACAAAGGCGTGCAGCCGCTACTGGATGCGGTCGTGGAGTATCTGCCCTCCCCGGTTGACCTGCCGCCCATCGAGGGGGTTGAACCGGCGACCGGGCAATCCGCGGTGCGAATCGCAAAGGCCAAGGAACCGTTCTCGGCGCTGGTCTTTAAGATCATGACCGATCCCTATGTTGGGCAACTGGCCTTCTTTCGGGTCTATTCGGGCAGTCTGAGTTCGGGCAGCCAGGTCTATAATACGACGCGCAGTACGCGCGAGCGGATCGGACGGCTCCTGCGAATGCACGCCAACAAACGTGAAGAGATTAAAGAGGTCTCGGCCGGCGATATCGCGGCCGCCGTTGGACTGAAGGGCGCCAGGACGGGGGATACCCTCTGTGACGAGACCAATCAGATCATCCTGGAATCGATCGAGTTCCCTGAACCGGTGATCTCCGTGGCGATTGAGCCGAAGACGAAAGAAGGGCAGGACCGGCTGGCGGCCGGGCTGGCCGCATTGGCGAATGAGGATCCGACCTTCCGCGCCAGTACCGATGAAGAGACCGGCCAGACGATCATCTCCGGGATGGGTGAACTCCATCTCGAGATCATCGTCGACCGACTCATGCGGGAGTTCCGTGTGGAGGCCAACGTCGGCAAACCTGAGGTGGCCTATCGTGAGACGGTCACCGCGTCGGCCGAGGCCGAGGGCCGGTACGTACGGCAGACCGGCGGACGCGGGCAGTACGGGCACGTATGGCTGAAGGTTGAGCCTGCGCCTGCGCGATCAGGATTTGAATTCGTCAATAAGATTGTGGGCGGCGTGGTGCCGAAAGAGTACATCCCGGCTGTCGAGAAGGGGATCAAGGAGGCGCTGCAGACTGGAGTCGTAGCCGGCTACCCAGTGATTGACGTCAAGGTCACGCTGTATGACGGATCGTATCACGAGGTCGACTCATCCGAGATGTCGTTCAAGATTGCCGGATCAATGGCTTTCAAGACGGCGACCGGCCGAGCGAAGCCGGTACTGCTGGAGCCGATCATGCGGGTCGATGTCTCAACCCCCGAGGATTTTCTTGGAGAGGTCATCGGCAACCTAAACTCAC includes:
- a CDS encoding 50S ribosomal protein L1 is translated as MSNVGKRYGTAAQAISQVGTCDLAKAIEVVKSTANAKFDETMEMAVRLGVDPKHADQMVRGTVVLPHGTGKSVRVLVFVKGEQEREAREAGADYVGCEDLVEKIQQGWLEFDRAIATPNVMGLVGRLGKVLGPRGLMPNPKTGTVTFDVGRAVREFKGGKIEYRTEKAGIVHAPFGKASFSANQLHENAMALLDALIRAKPASSKGRYLNGVAISSTMGPGVRVNLDTLAGLARG
- the rplJ gene encoding 50S ribosomal protein L10, whose protein sequence is MPQWGRDIVDNGAGCTGEPRHLGGIGKGLGRILASTEGTVKRVEKAAVVDELKTALTGATVAMLADPQGLTMSELTELRKLLRQQGASLRVVKNTFARLATAGTKLQDLKPYLVGPTAIIHGKGDPAAPAKLLVAFTKTKPTFQIKAGFAEGTVLAKEDALALADLPSREVLAAKLAGLVQSPLRGLVAVLYGPLRSLLLVLEAVKQQKG
- a CDS encoding 50S ribosomal protein L7/L12, giving the protein MTVDDVLDSIETWTVLDLNKLVKGIEDKFGVSATAMMPVAAVGHAGAAAATAPAAEEKTEFAVILTSAGEKKIQVIKEVRAITGLGLKEAKDLVEGAPKPVKEGVSKAEAEEIKAKLEASGATAELK
- the rpoB gene encoding DNA-directed RNA polymerase subunit beta, with the translated sequence MALAKKSVAAERWNFSKIKEVISIPNLIEIQRRSFDQFLQMRVPPHAREQIGLQGAFASIFPIFNYDNSASLEFVKYEFGVPKYGAEESLQKGMTYSVPLKVTLRLMVWDKPTGAEAGSIRDIKEQEVYLGEMPLMTPQGTFIINGTERVIVSQLHRSPGVFFDHDSGKTHPSGKILYSARLIPYRGSWLEFEFDANDVLHVRVDRRRRFLVSILLRAIGYGSNEEILNLFYERDVIRIEKGKEVMLHVGSPGATSFRVSKDIPDPHTKQVILGATKRITKAAQKRLQALKISEVPLYREDLIGRFAAADVVDTKSGEVILECAQEMTEEALERVFKAGVASFAVLAGGDGRDVHEIRESIVRDSTRSEKDALTEMYRRMRPGDPPNEEATKAFLESIFFNPKRYDLSKVGRLKINRKLGLDVPLDVHALMCHRYRPSGLGGRAGQVDDIVETIRYLLRLKHGESGTSVDDIDHLGNRRVRSAGELLEEQFRIGLARMERAVRERMSTQELETLMPHDLVNAKPVTAALKEFFGSSQLSQFMDQTNPLAELTHKRRLSALGPGGLSRERAGFEVRDVHPTHYGRMCPIETPEGPNVGLIASLSTYARVNDFGFIETPYRKVRDQGVTDEIEYLTADEEERYTIAQANAELDGRGRFTSERVSARTGGNFVTVSPASVEYMDVAPKQLVGVSTSLVPFLEHDDANRALMGANMQRQAVPLLRPEAPVVGTGMEHPAARDSGAAVVARRGGIVESVTADRIIVRSSDGRGEDGGDDTGVDIYSLVKFRRSNQNTCLTQKPIVSKGQRISKGQVIADGPATQNGELALGQNVLVAFMPWGGYNFEDAILISERLVKDDRYTSIHIEEFEIEARETKLGKEEITRDTPNVGEDALKDLDESGIVRIGAEVKPGDILVGKVTPKGETVLTPEERLLRAIFGEKAEDVRDASLYVPPGICGTVVDVKVFSRKGVEKDDRAKSIEDEEVSRLRKDFEDEIGIIAADRDRKLRALLEGIDVTKEIRSRVTRKTMVPKGTLTAEILDPLPHENLIDLAGRLDEELGRKAGRISDAADNQVHVLQTLLEERISRATRGDELAPGVFKMVKVYVAMKRKLSVGDKMAGRHGNKGVIAKVLPEEDMPYLPDGTPVEVVLNPLGVPSRMNVGQILETHLGWAAGVLGLRVASPVFDGAKEQEIKTWLKRAGLPATGKTVLYDGRTGKPFHQEVTVGYIYLMKLAHLVDDKIHARSIGPYSLITQQPLGGKAQFGGQRFGEMEVWALEAYGAAHTLQEILTVKSDDVVGRTKMYESIVRGDCTLDPGLPESFNVLVKELQSLGLDVELKKE